From one bacterium genomic stretch:
- a CDS encoding VWA domain-containing protein: MVLGAPAALWWLVLVPLVVLLYMLRARREPRVVSSTLLWERAARDLVARMPVRRFERNLLLLLQVMAIALLALALARPSISLPGLAGGGVVLVVDTSASMQATDVRPSRLAVAQQEARALLAGLSPRQPVALLAAGARPVLVVELTTDRAALGRALGSLRASDAGDSIAEALALAGSLRAHGRAAEVHLFSDQPPAEAHVRWHRVGHGAPNAAVTAVHARADALGQTRLLVRVEAFGGSFPDQALVVAVGGQTIARRTLGLLPGTPLTAVFDLGAISGEVTVSLEGDDALAADDRAVAAGGREWLPRVLVVGEDNPILDAVLRAVPLAGISRTEGVAPSEWGGADVVVLDGVPPLELAPGAYLLIGTVGVNLPVRIEGDTAEQVVRTVSATHRVTRMADLRGVRVGEAMVLRPQAGTVLAEGDVPLVWVYEGRGIRAVVLPFSLAASDLPSYAAFPVLIANALDWLAGGGLALAPGNAPVALAGPWREARLHDPAGGVLQVLERDGMFMLPPFDRVGAYRLRTDGWERRWVVPAVDRRESDLEVAPSPISATAAPVRLPSSIPLARWLLGLASALIAAEWWLWTRSLPPRSRRRRSLVALRMGVIALLVLGLAGVEIASAVGDLTVILAADRSDSIGPAGARRMRAFLDEARSRSGPGLRVGLVTFGSNAELEEAPSAQPRLAMASQPGTDGTNIAAAIQRAIPAFPAGAARRLVLLTDGQATAGDLAPALAEVRARGIELVVAPMASDPAPDVLVEEVTVPALVSVGERVPVAVTLRASAPAEAELRVRANGILLLTRDLNLRAGRTGVDLEVLAVQPGLLRIDATIEASPDAEPGNNRAFALGLVSGAPSVIYAGTPAGPLAALLESQRLSVRRISPAQLPGSAAGYHGTSAVVLDDVPAYLLSPQQMAALRDYVRIGGGGLVAVGGTQSFGIGGYAGTPLEEALPVSMDVRHRLAIPTMAVVLVLDASGSMGGFGNELAKVELAKETAQSVVDLLGDRDVVGVLSFDQAPRWLVQPTPVSQRARILEAVSRIRAGGGTNLYPALVAAREPLRKAEARVKHIIVLSDGQTDPGDFRGLATALASERITVSTVAIGRDADVDIMRSIAGWGRGRAYVAHDAYSIPRILAAEALLATRSYVVEERFTPRLAGASALVADLGPVPPLLGYLVTAPKPSTEVILTSHQDDPILAAWNYGVGRAVAITTDARSRWTAPWSGWSGAARFWSQAVRWAMSRQTGSLDVHAETVGERVRIVLDARATDGSPYMGWEAAVTLAGDRGEVGAAPLVQTRPGWYEADLPLPPPGAYLVRVVAFEGGRQTGRFTLPLAVPYSPELRQVGLNRAVIAHMVEAAGARVVATPAEALAPPLSPERRSRPLWPLFGAMAMVGFAAEVALRRLSAIEQNLGRLAAMAAAVARRAPAPDDAEYDAADRWRIEDEAEAAARAASMETAARLYIARLRRQRTQRDRPGDH; the protein is encoded by the coding sequence ATGGTCCTCGGCGCGCCCGCGGCGCTCTGGTGGTTGGTCCTGGTCCCTCTGGTGGTCCTGCTCTACATGCTGCGGGCGCGCCGGGAGCCCCGCGTGGTTTCCAGCACGCTGCTGTGGGAGCGGGCGGCGCGCGATCTCGTGGCCCGGATGCCGGTGCGCCGGTTCGAGCGCAACCTGCTCCTGCTGCTTCAGGTGATGGCGATCGCCCTTCTGGCCCTGGCGCTTGCCCGGCCTTCCATATCACTCCCCGGCCTGGCCGGAGGCGGGGTGGTTCTGGTGGTGGACACCAGCGCCAGCATGCAGGCGACGGACGTCCGGCCCAGCCGCCTGGCCGTGGCGCAGCAGGAGGCCCGGGCGTTGCTGGCCGGGCTCTCTCCGCGCCAGCCCGTTGCGCTCCTCGCCGCGGGCGCCCGCCCTGTTCTGGTCGTCGAGCTTACAACCGACCGCGCCGCGCTGGGGAGGGCGCTGGGCAGCCTGCGGGCATCCGATGCCGGGGACTCGATCGCTGAGGCGCTGGCGCTGGCCGGCAGCCTGCGTGCGCACGGACGGGCTGCGGAGGTGCACCTCTTCAGCGATCAACCCCCGGCGGAGGCGCACGTGCGCTGGCACCGGGTCGGGCATGGGGCGCCCAACGCGGCGGTGACCGCAGTGCACGCCCGCGCCGACGCCCTGGGCCAGACGCGTCTGCTGGTAAGGGTTGAGGCCTTCGGCGGGAGTTTCCCTGATCAGGCGCTGGTGGTGGCGGTAGGCGGGCAGACCATCGCCCGCCGAACCCTCGGTCTCCTTCCCGGCACTCCTCTAACCGCGGTCTTCGACCTGGGGGCGATCAGCGGGGAGGTCACGGTCTCGCTGGAGGGTGACGACGCGCTGGCCGCGGACGACCGTGCCGTGGCGGCGGGCGGTCGGGAATGGCTGCCGCGGGTACTCGTGGTGGGCGAGGACAACCCGATATTGGATGCGGTTCTGCGGGCGGTGCCCCTCGCAGGGATCTCGCGCACCGAGGGGGTTGCGCCCTCGGAGTGGGGAGGGGCCGATGTTGTGGTGCTCGATGGGGTGCCGCCGCTCGAACTGGCTCCGGGCGCCTATCTGCTGATAGGCACCGTCGGTGTCAACCTGCCGGTGCGCATCGAGGGTGACACCGCCGAGCAGGTGGTCCGCACGGTGTCCGCCACCCATAGGGTGACGCGGATGGCAGATCTGCGCGGCGTCCGCGTGGGTGAAGCCATGGTACTCCGGCCCCAGGCCGGCACCGTGCTGGCCGAGGGCGACGTACCGCTCGTGTGGGTCTATGAGGGGCGTGGCATCCGGGCCGTGGTGCTGCCGTTCTCGCTGGCGGCGAGCGATCTTCCATCTTATGCTGCCTTCCCGGTGCTGATTGCCAACGCCCTGGACTGGCTTGCGGGCGGCGGTTTGGCTCTGGCGCCGGGTAATGCGCCAGTGGCGCTGGCCGGTCCCTGGCGTGAGGCCCGGCTGCATGATCCCGCGGGCGGTGTCCTGCAGGTACTCGAGCGGGACGGCATGTTCATGCTGCCGCCGTTCGACCGCGTGGGCGCCTACCGCCTTCGAACCGACGGATGGGAGCGGCGCTGGGTAGTGCCCGCGGTGGATAGGCGTGAGTCGGACCTTGAGGTCGCACCTTCCCCCATCAGCGCCACGGCGGCGCCGGTCCGACTTCCGTCCAGTATCCCGCTGGCGCGGTGGCTGCTTGGACTCGCATCAGCCCTGATCGCGGCGGAGTGGTGGCTGTGGACCCGCAGCCTGCCGCCCCGTTCGCGCCGGAGGAGGAGCCTGGTAGCCCTGCGGATGGGCGTGATCGCGCTTCTGGTGCTGGGCCTCGCCGGGGTTGAGATTGCCTCCGCGGTGGGAGATCTGACGGTGATCCTGGCTGCCGATCGCTCCGACAGCATCGGGCCGGCGGGCGCGCGACGGATGCGCGCGTTTCTGGACGAGGCGCGGTCCCGCTCGGGCCCTGGTCTGCGCGTGGGGTTGGTGACCTTTGGATCCAATGCCGAACTGGAAGAGGCGCCGTCCGCTCAGCCCAGACTGGCAATGGCATCGCAGCCCGGAACCGACGGCACCAACATCGCCGCGGCTATCCAGCGTGCCATCCCGGCCTTCCCCGCAGGGGCCGCGCGCCGGCTCGTGCTGCTTACCGACGGCCAGGCCACCGCCGGAGATCTGGCGCCGGCCCTCGCAGAGGTTCGGGCCCGAGGCATCGAACTGGTCGTGGCGCCGATGGCGTCCGATCCTGCCCCCGACGTTCTGGTCGAGGAGGTCACGGTGCCGGCCCTGGTATCGGTGGGTGAGCGGGTGCCGGTGGCCGTGACCCTGCGCGCATCCGCGCCGGCCGAGGCCGAGTTGCGGGTTCGAGCCAATGGAATTCTGCTGCTTACGCGGGATCTTAATCTGCGTGCAGGCCGCACCGGCGTGGACCTGGAGGTGTTGGCCGTGCAGCCCGGGCTGCTCCGTATAGACGCGACGATCGAGGCATCCCCGGACGCCGAACCGGGAAACAACCGAGCGTTCGCGCTCGGGTTGGTCTCGGGAGCGCCGTCGGTCATCTATGCCGGCACGCCCGCGGGTCCGCTGGCAGCCCTGCTGGAGTCGCAGCGGCTCTCCGTGCGCAGGATCTCGCCTGCCCAGCTTCCAGGGTCCGCGGCAGGGTACCACGGAACCTCGGCTGTTGTGCTCGATGATGTGCCGGCCTACCTGCTCTCTCCCCAGCAGATGGCCGCGCTGCGCGACTACGTCCGGATCGGCGGCGGCGGGCTGGTGGCGGTGGGCGGCACCCAGAGCTTCGGCATCGGCGGGTATGCCGGGACCCCGCTGGAGGAGGCGCTTCCCGTCAGCATGGACGTGCGGCACCGCCTGGCGATACCGACGATGGCTGTGGTCCTGGTGCTCGATGCCTCCGGGAGCATGGGGGGGTTCGGCAACGAGCTGGCCAAGGTGGAACTGGCCAAGGAAACCGCTCAGTCGGTGGTGGACCTGCTGGGAGATCGCGATGTAGTTGGTGTCCTGTCGTTTGATCAGGCGCCCCGCTGGCTCGTGCAACCCACGCCTGTCTCGCAGCGCGCGCGCATTCTGGAGGCGGTGAGCCGCATCCGCGCCGGAGGCGGCACCAATCTGTATCCCGCGCTCGTGGCAGCGCGGGAGCCGCTGCGGAAGGCAGAAGCCAGGGTCAAGCACATCATAGTGCTGTCGGACGGGCAGACCGATCCCGGCGACTTCCGCGGTCTTGCCACCGCGTTGGCCTCAGAGCGGATCACGGTGAGCACGGTCGCCATAGGCCGTGACGCCGACGTTGACATCATGCGCAGCATCGCGGGATGGGGCCGCGGCCGGGCGTACGTTGCCCATGATGCCTACAGTATCCCCAGGATCCTCGCGGCAGAGGCGCTCCTGGCAACACGTTCGTACGTGGTGGAGGAACGCTTCACCCCGCGCCTCGCGGGCGCCTCCGCGCTGGTCGCGGATTTGGGACCGGTGCCGCCGCTGCTGGGCTACCTTGTGACGGCCCCCAAGCCGTCAACAGAGGTGATCCTGACTTCCCACCAGGACGATCCGATCCTGGCGGCATGGAACTACGGCGTCGGACGGGCCGTGGCGATCACGACCGACGCGCGGTCTCGGTGGACCGCTCCCTGGAGCGGTTGGAGCGGTGCGGCGCGGTTCTGGTCCCAGGCGGTGCGGTGGGCGATGAGCCGCCAGACCGGATCGCTGGACGTTCACGCCGAGACGGTCGGTGAGCGGGTGCGCATCGTGCTCGACGCGCGCGCCACCGACGGCTCTCCCTACATGGGCTGGGAGGCCGCCGTGACGCTTGCCGGCGATCGTGGCGAGGTGGGGGCGGCTCCCCTCGTCCAGACCCGGCCGGGTTGGTACGAGGCCGACCTTCCGCTTCCGCCGCCTGGGGCGTATCTTGTTAGGGTGGTTGCGTTCGAAGGCGGCCGGCAGACGGGCCGGTTCACGCTCCCGCTGGCGGTGCCGTACTCGCCGGAGCTCCGGCAGGTTGGGCTGAACCGAGCGGTGATTGCGCACATGGTGGAAGCGGCAGGCGCGCGTGTCGTGGCAACGCCTGCCGAGGCTCTGGCGCCCCCGCTTTCTCCCGAGCGTAGGTCAAGGCCGCTATGGCCCCTCTTCGGCGCCATGGCAATGGTGGGGTTTGCGGCCGAGGTGGCGCTCCGCCGCCTCTCGGCGATCGAGCAGAACCTGGGGCGCCTGGCGGCGATGGCGGCGGCCGTTGCAAGGAGAGCACCGGCCCCAGACGACGCGGAATATGACGCCGCCGATAGGTGGCGCATCGAGGACGAGGCCGAGGCAGCGGCGCGCGCCGCCTCCATGGAGACGGCTGCCCGCCTCTACATCGCCCGGCTGCGCCGCCAGCGCACCCAACGGGACAGGCCTGGAGATCATTGA
- a CDS encoding lactate racemase domain-containing protein produces MTALPAMHAIHRRLPGTRIPDLEEATHQALARLELDPRIRGRRIALTAGSRGIAQIAVVLRAAVDHLRRCGADPLVVAAMGSHGRGTSDGQRRLLAHLGITQETVGAPISTRMETVVIGHTPDGLAAFCDRAAAGCDGILVVNRIKPHTIFFEPFGSGLMKMLGVGLGKVEGATQIHRQGLTALPGAIRAMAQVYLDRGMVVGGLAVVENARDEPAIVEALFPNELVEREMALFARAREMMPRLPVEEMDVLVVDRVGKNFSGTGMDPTIIGRMRVPGMPEPASPRIGRIVALRLSPESEGNANGIGLADLTTQRLVDAIDREVTNLNAITSTFIQRTFIPITLPSDRDAIVTAFKTLGIDEPRKARVVRIANTLHLERLLVSQAVAEEMHDQEGVEIGEGQGWPFDPDGWLIDL; encoded by the coding sequence ATGACGGCACTTCCCGCAATGCACGCGATACACCGGCGCCTGCCCGGCACGAGGATTCCCGACCTCGAGGAGGCGACCCACCAGGCGCTGGCGCGCCTGGAGCTGGATCCGCGGATCAGGGGGAGGCGCATCGCGCTGACCGCGGGCAGCCGGGGGATCGCCCAGATCGCGGTTGTGTTGCGGGCCGCGGTGGATCACCTGCGCCGCTGCGGGGCCGATCCGCTGGTTGTGGCCGCCATGGGCAGTCACGGCAGGGGCACGAGCGATGGGCAGCGCCGGTTACTCGCGCATCTCGGCATTACCCAAGAAACGGTGGGAGCGCCGATCTCGACACGCATGGAGACCGTGGTCATCGGACACACGCCGGACGGCTTGGCCGCCTTCTGCGACCGCGCAGCTGCCGGCTGCGATGGGATCCTGGTGGTCAACCGCATCAAGCCCCACACCATCTTCTTCGAGCCGTTTGGCAGCGGCCTCATGAAGATGCTCGGTGTCGGTTTGGGCAAGGTTGAGGGCGCAACGCAGATTCACCGGCAGGGGCTGACTGCGCTGCCCGGCGCGATTCGCGCGATGGCACAGGTGTACCTTGATCGCGGCATGGTGGTGGGAGGGCTGGCCGTTGTTGAGAATGCCCGCGACGAGCCGGCCATCGTCGAGGCGCTCTTCCCTAACGAGCTGGTGGAGCGGGAGATGGCGCTTTTTGCCAGGGCGCGCGAGATGATGCCGCGCCTGCCCGTGGAGGAGATGGATGTCCTCGTGGTGGACCGGGTCGGTAAGAACTTCTCCGGCACCGGGATGGATCCCACCATAATCGGGCGGATGCGCGTCCCCGGAATGCCGGAGCCCGCCTCTCCCCGGATCGGCCGCATCGTGGCCCTGCGCCTCTCGCCCGAGTCCGAGGGCAATGCCAATGGCATCGGTCTTGCCGACCTTACCACGCAGCGGCTGGTGGACGCCATTGACCGGGAGGTTACCAACCTGAACGCTATTACCAGCACTTTTATACAGAGGACGTTCATTCCCATCACGCTTCCATCCGACCGCGACGCGATAGTTACGGCGTTCAAGACGCTGGGCATTGACGAACCCCGGAAGGCCAGGGTAGTGCGCATCGCGAACACCCTGCACTTGGAGCGCCTGTTGGTATCCCAGGCCGTGGCCGAGGAGATGCACGACCAGGAAGGGGTCGAGATCGGCGAGGGTCAGGGGTGGCCGTTTGACCCAGATGGGTGGCTGATTGACCTATGA
- a CDS encoding methionine adenosyltransferase: MRNITVDVLSRTPVARHKVEIVERKGVGHPDSICDAIMERVSIALSREYLQRFGRILHHNIDKAFLVAGNAEIRLGGGVVTEPMRLIFGDRATAFANGEEIPVEEIAVDTAKAWIRENLRFVDSEKHVAYDVQIKPGAPELVDIFHRAGAPVANDTSAAVGYAPLTPTEQAVLDVERLMNSRTFKEHFPEVGEDIKVMGFRQGDELHLTTAVAFVDRFVDSEATYIRRKAELHAAVSDRLATMQSFTKAQLYLNTLDEPGRGIGGMYLTVTGTSAESGDSGQVGRGNKVNGVIALNRPMGTEAAAGKNPVSHVGKIYTILTHQVANKIYLDVPGIDEVYVWLLSQIGSPVDQPKVAAAQLVLARHARRSTVERRVREILDYELANIRQLSQDLAEGRYPVC; the protein is encoded by the coding sequence ATGCGCAACATTACCGTGGACGTCCTATCCCGCACGCCTGTGGCCCGTCACAAGGTTGAGATCGTAGAGCGCAAAGGGGTGGGCCATCCCGACTCGATCTGCGACGCTATCATGGAGCGGGTCTCGATAGCGCTGAGCCGCGAGTACCTGCAGCGCTTCGGCCGGATTCTCCACCACAACATTGACAAGGCGTTTCTGGTGGCCGGCAACGCGGAGATCCGGTTGGGCGGGGGCGTCGTGACCGAACCTATGCGGCTGATCTTCGGCGATCGGGCGACCGCTTTTGCCAACGGTGAGGAGATCCCGGTAGAAGAGATCGCGGTGGACACCGCCAAGGCATGGATTCGGGAGAACCTGCGGTTCGTGGACTCCGAGAAGCACGTAGCCTACGACGTCCAGATCAAGCCCGGCGCCCCAGAGCTGGTTGACATATTCCACCGCGCGGGCGCGCCCGTGGCCAACGACACCTCCGCGGCCGTGGGTTATGCGCCGCTTACGCCCACCGAGCAGGCAGTGCTGGACGTCGAGCGCCTGATGAACTCCCGCACCTTCAAGGAGCACTTCCCCGAGGTGGGGGAGGATATCAAGGTGATGGGATTCCGGCAGGGGGACGAGCTTCACCTGACCACGGCGGTGGCCTTTGTGGACCGGTTCGTTGACAGCGAGGCCACCTACATTCGCAGGAAGGCCGAGCTGCACGCGGCCGTATCAGACCGGCTGGCAACGATGCAGTCCTTCACCAAGGCTCAACTGTACCTGAACACGCTCGACGAGCCCGGCCGCGGAATCGGAGGCATGTACCTGACCGTGACCGGCACCTCCGCTGAGAGCGGTGACTCGGGCCAGGTGGGACGCGGGAACAAGGTCAACGGCGTGATCGCGCTGAACCGCCCGATGGGGACCGAGGCCGCGGCCGGCAAGAACCCGGTGTCGCACGTCGGCAAGATCTACACTATCCTGACGCACCAGGTGGCCAACAAGATCTACCTTGACGTTCCCGGCATTGATGAGGTCTACGTGTGGCTGCTGAGCCAGATCGGATCGCCCGTGGACCAGCCAAAGGTCGCCGCGGCCCAGCTCGTATTGGCGCGGCACGCCCGTCGCAGCACGGTGGAACGACGGGTGCGCGAGATCCTCGACTATGAACTGGCGAACATCCGGCAGCTGTCGCAGGATCTTGCCGAGGGGCGCTACCCGGTCTGCTGA
- a CDS encoding MoxR family ATPase, with protein sequence MDAATFRTTFAAIRREIQRVMVGHETLIEHVLYAMFANGHVLLEGVPGLGKTLLVKTLAQCLDLHYSRIQFTPDMMPADIIGTNVVVQDSDGRRYFQFQRGPIFSQIVLADEINRATPKTQSALLEAMQERTVTAPGGPYVLEEPFLVLATQNPIEMEGTYPLPEAQIDRFMFKLKVESPTLRELLEIMDRTTGSMPLVPSVVATGSEIKAMQALAREVPAADHVRLLAARLVRATHAGDEAAGSLARRFVRYGSSPRGAQALLLTARVRALAEGRVNASTEDIQAVAPGALRHRLILNFEGEAEGVDPDEVIRSILAEVPPTPAASWSP encoded by the coding sequence ATGGATGCCGCCACCTTCCGGACCACTTTTGCCGCGATCCGCCGCGAGATACAACGGGTTATGGTCGGGCACGAAACGCTGATCGAGCACGTGCTGTACGCGATGTTCGCCAACGGCCACGTGCTGCTGGAAGGCGTCCCGGGATTGGGCAAGACGCTGCTGGTCAAGACGCTGGCCCAGTGCCTGGACCTGCATTACTCGCGGATACAGTTCACGCCCGACATGATGCCCGCGGACATCATCGGCACGAACGTGGTGGTGCAGGACTCCGACGGCCGGCGCTACTTCCAGTTCCAGCGGGGGCCCATCTTCTCGCAGATCGTGCTGGCCGATGAGATCAACCGCGCCACCCCCAAGACGCAGTCGGCGCTGCTGGAGGCGATGCAGGAGAGGACCGTCACGGCGCCGGGCGGTCCGTACGTACTGGAGGAGCCGTTCCTGGTCCTGGCCACCCAGAACCCGATCGAGATGGAAGGGACCTACCCCCTGCCCGAGGCGCAGATTGACCGGTTCATGTTCAAGCTCAAGGTGGAGTCCCCCACGCTGCGCGAGCTGCTGGAGATCATGGACCGGACAACGGGTTCGATGCCGCTGGTCCCCAGCGTCGTGGCAACTGGCTCTGAGATCAAAGCGATGCAGGCGCTGGCGCGTGAGGTGCCCGCGGCGGATCACGTCCGGCTGCTGGCCGCCAGGCTGGTGCGTGCCACCCATGCCGGCGATGAGGCGGCAGGTTCCCTTGCCCGCCGTTTTGTCCGCTACGGCAGCAGTCCGAGGGGGGCGCAGGCGCTGCTGCTTACGGCCAGGGTGCGCGCCCTCGCCGAGGGAAGGGTCAACGCCAGCACGGAGGACATCCAGGCCGTTGCCCCGGGCGCGCTGCGACACCGCCTCATCCTGAACTTTGAGGGGGAGGCCGAAGGAGTGGATCCCGACGAGGTGATCCGCAGCATCCTGGCCGAGGTCCCGCCGACCCCGGCCGCCTCCTGGAGTCCATGA
- a CDS encoding zinc ribbon domain-containing protein, with amino-acid sequence MPIYEYRCTRCHHDFEVFRPVGEPAPGCPQCGGDARKVYSSVGLIFKGSGFHSTDYRKSPPSGNGDTAPKDPASTSGATPPSAPAASEKS; translated from the coding sequence ATGCCGATCTATGAATACCGCTGCACGCGGTGCCATCACGACTTCGAGGTCTTCCGGCCTGTGGGTGAACCCGCGCCTGGGTGCCCGCAGTGTGGCGGGGATGCCCGGAAGGTGTACTCTTCGGTCGGCCTGATCTTCAAGGGCAGCGGGTTTCACAGCACCGACTACCGGAAGAGTCCGCCATCCGGCAACGGCGACACCGCACCAAAAGACCCTGCCAGCACTTCTGGGGCCACGCCGCCATCCGCGCCGGCCGCTTCCGAGAAGTCTTAG
- a CDS encoding S-methyl-5'-thioadenosine phosphorylase, whose amino-acid sequence MSEAEIGVIGGSGFYSLLEGAREVEVDTPYGRPSDVVTLGEVAGRKVAFLPRHGRRHHLPPHAINYRANIAAMKQLGVTRVIGPVAAGSLQAHVRPGEFVICDQLVDRTSGRRDTFFDGPETVHVSLADPYCPQLRSVAQEVSNRLGLSAHPSGTVVVIQGPRFSTRAESRWFRASGWEVINMTQYPEALLAREAELCYLNVSLITDYDVGVEGDPQAAPVSAEEVLRNFQANLPRLRELILGVVAAVPGERTCRCGSALAGARS is encoded by the coding sequence ATGAGCGAGGCAGAGATCGGCGTGATTGGAGGTTCTGGGTTCTACTCGCTGCTCGAAGGCGCGCGGGAGGTGGAGGTCGATACCCCGTACGGGCGGCCCAGCGACGTGGTCACCCTGGGCGAGGTCGCGGGCCGAAAGGTGGCGTTTCTGCCCCGACACGGCCGGCGACACCATTTGCCGCCGCACGCCATCAACTACCGTGCGAACATCGCGGCGATGAAGCAGCTTGGGGTTACCCGCGTGATAGGTCCGGTGGCCGCGGGCAGTCTCCAGGCCCACGTCCGGCCGGGCGAATTCGTGATCTGCGATCAGCTCGTGGACCGAACCAGCGGTCGGCGCGACACTTTCTTCGACGGACCGGAGACGGTGCACGTTAGTCTGGCCGATCCCTACTGCCCGCAGCTCCGGAGCGTGGCCCAAGAGGTGTCCAACCGGCTGGGTCTGAGCGCGCACCCCTCAGGTACCGTGGTTGTCATACAGGGGCCGCGGTTCTCGACCCGGGCGGAAAGCCGCTGGTTTCGCGCATCCGGCTGGGAAGTCATCAACATGACCCAGTACCCAGAGGCCCTGCTGGCCCGGGAGGCCGAGCTGTGCTACCTGAACGTCTCGCTGATAACCGACTATGATGTAGGGGTGGAGGGCGACCCGCAGGCCGCACCCGTCAGCGCGGAAGAGGTGCTCCGCAACTTCCAGGCCAACCTTCCCCGGCTGCGGGAGCTGATACTGGGCGTGGTGGCCGCGGTGCCCGGTGAGCGCACGTGTCGTTGCGGGTCCGCGCTGGCCGGTGCCCGTTCGTAG
- a CDS encoding NAD-dependent deacylase produces MSTLEAASLLRMAGGAIVFTGAGMSTESGLPDFRSASGLWAGVDPIAVASRGTLERRPEVFYDFYRERLCHLGGAAPNIGHRALAAMERAGWVKTVVTQNVDGLHQAGGSCRVIELHGNLRESACIGCGELGPAARLRTAIGAGGLPRCPSCGGLLKPNVVLFDELLPEEPWQAAVRAARASRLMLVVGSSLQVTPAAYLPLETLEAGGRLIIVNREPTPYDDRAAITIRASAGGVLAEISALLEHDMCRRRREAG; encoded by the coding sequence ATGAGCACGCTTGAAGCGGCCTCGCTGCTGAGGATGGCCGGAGGAGCGATCGTCTTCACCGGCGCCGGTATGAGCACCGAGTCGGGTCTTCCCGATTTTCGCTCAGCGTCCGGCCTGTGGGCGGGAGTGGATCCCATCGCGGTTGCCTCGCGAGGGACGCTCGAGCGGCGGCCTGAGGTCTTCTACGACTTCTACCGCGAGCGACTCTGTCACCTGGGCGGCGCGGCTCCCAATATCGGCCACCGTGCTCTTGCGGCGATGGAGCGCGCAGGATGGGTGAAGACCGTGGTCACCCAGAATGTGGACGGCCTCCATCAGGCCGGAGGTTCCTGCCGCGTTATCGAACTGCACGGCAACCTGCGGGAGTCGGCGTGCATCGGGTGCGGAGAGCTGGGCCCCGCCGCACGGCTTCGCACCGCGATTGGAGCCGGCGGCCTGCCGCGATGTCCTTCGTGCGGCGGCCTTTTGAAGCCCAACGTGGTTCTCTTTGACGAACTGCTGCCAGAGGAACCGTGGCAGGCCGCGGTGCGGGCCGCCCGCGCCAGTCGCCTGATGCTTGTTGTGGGCTCATCGCTTCAGGTTACTCCCGCGGCCTACCTGCCCCTGGAAACGCTGGAGGCCGGTGGCAGGCTCATCATCGTCAACCGCGAACCGACGCCGTACGACGATCGGGCTGCGATTACCATAAGGGCAAGCGCCGGGGGCGTGCTTGCGGAGATCTCGGCCCTGCTCGAGCACGACATGTGCAGGAGGAGGCGTGAGGCCGGATGA
- a CDS encoding DUF58 domain-containing protein: MTETPLLLEPEFLARLERLTLRSRRLYRSGIRGERRSATMGRGVEFADFRPYQVGDDFRYVDWNIYSRLDRLFVKLFSEDEDVSVHLFVDSSRSMGWGWPSKLDYAVRTAAALGYIGLANLDRVGAVAFSDRAVRTLAPRRGRSGVLALFRFLSGIVPSGTSDLASALEEYAVRTRRRGILVVISDLMFPGGVEAGLRLARYHRFEPFLVHLLSDDELVPVLDGDLRLVDSETGSAVEVTADAASAAAYARARDRYFDEIERTALSLGVEYLRAATSIPFQDLVLRYLRRGGLIA; encoded by the coding sequence ATGACCGAGACGCCGCTGTTGCTCGAACCGGAGTTCCTGGCGCGGCTGGAACGCCTGACGCTGCGCTCTCGCCGATTGTACCGGAGCGGAATCCGGGGCGAGCGCCGCAGCGCGACGATGGGCCGCGGCGTGGAGTTTGCTGATTTTCGGCCATACCAGGTCGGCGACGATTTCCGGTACGTGGACTGGAACATCTACTCGCGCTTGGATCGCCTCTTCGTCAAGCTTTTCAGCGAGGATGAGGACGTCAGCGTGCACCTGTTCGTGGACTCCAGCCGGTCAATGGGATGGGGATGGCCATCCAAGTTGGACTACGCGGTCAGGACCGCGGCCGCGCTCGGCTACATCGGGCTGGCCAACCTGGACCGTGTGGGAGCGGTGGCTTTCAGCGACCGCGCGGTCCGCACGCTGGCGCCGCGCCGGGGCAGGTCGGGTGTCCTTGCCCTCTTCCGGTTCCTGAGCGGTATCGTCCCCTCCGGCACGAGCGATCTCGCATCCGCGCTGGAGGAGTATGCGGTCCGCACCCGGCGGCGCGGGATCCTGGTCGTGATCTCGGACCTGATGTTCCCCGGCGGGGTGGAGGCCGGACTGCGCCTGGCCAGATACCATCGCTTCGAGCCCTTCCTCGTTCACCTGCTTTCCGACGACGAGCTGGTCCCGGTCCTCGACGGCGACCTGCGCCTGGTGGACAGCGAGACCGGCTCCGCGGTGGAGGTTACCGCGGATGCCGCATCTGCCGCGGCCTACGCGCGCGCACGGGACCGGTACTTCGATGAGATCGAGCGGACCGCTCTGTCGCTAGGGGTGGAGTACCTGCGCGCGGCCACCTCGATCCCGTTCCAGGACCTGGTGCTCCGCTACCTGCGCAGGGGGGGGCTCATCGCCTGA